The following are encoded in a window of Rosa chinensis cultivar Old Blush chromosome 4, RchiOBHm-V2, whole genome shotgun sequence genomic DNA:
- the LOC112198302 gene encoding meiosis-specific protein ASY1-like has protein sequence MPEECAILMKLLYYDDVAVLPFYVTLQPADYEPPFFHCCRKEEACNPWTKDPLKLEVGNANRKHLLLNLKVNSVFDSCEDENDCIQDDEVSLGVDSMQMDMGLLTVRYKSSIQYISSLAFELQISLMSQTF, from the exons ATGCCTGAAGAG TGTGCCATACTGATGAAACTCCTATACTATGATGATGTGGCGGTATTACCCTT TTATGTGACATTGCAGCCAGCAGATTATGAGCCTCCATTCTTCCACTGCTGCCGAAAAGAGGAAGCTTGTAATCCATGGACCAAGGATCCTTTGAAATTGGAGGTTGGCAACGCAAACAGAAAACATCTTCTATTAAATCTCAAG GTTAATAGTGTGTTTGATTCCTGCGAGGATGAAAATGATTGTATTCAAGATGATGAAGTGAGCCTAGGAGTTGATTCCATGCAAATGGATATGGGTCTTCTGACAGTGAGGTACAAGTCATCAATTCAATATATATCTTCTTTGGCTTTTGAGCTTCAAATAAGCTTAATGAGCCAAACGTTTTAA